A window of Lysobacter terrestris contains these coding sequences:
- a CDS encoding YdcH family protein: protein MIETDDPAAIAQKLAELKLEHRDLDLAIERLMVDAAADELTVKRLKKRKLWLKDCIARLESALIPDQPA, encoded by the coding sequence ATGATCGAAACCGACGATCCCGCCGCCATCGCCCAGAAGCTGGCCGAGCTGAAGCTCGAGCATCGCGACCTGGACCTGGCGATCGAGCGGCTGATGGTGGATGCGGCCGCGGACGAGCTGACGGTCAAGCGCCTGAAGAAGCGCAAGCTGTGGCTGAAGGACTGCATCGCGCGGTTGGAGAGCGCGCTGATTCCCGACCAGCCGGCGTGA
- a CDS encoding fimbria/pilus outer membrane usher protein — MRPRSLALAVGIALAAFATTASAGAGTDAGTDAGTDAGSFSLGELGLPSLGGVAAMAVNAGDAQTLYLEAYRGERPLGQLARVQLRQGRLYAVPDDLRRLGVVIDAGWPTDDTGLLALDDVPGLNYRYDVEGQRLILDVAPDRRPNQALGYRTPAAVAATRSLGVLLNYDAYARSAGAEDTLSVATSVRAFGRFGAIENSFLSRGGDDADAYRRLDTRWTLSDSEHMTTWTAGDLIGGGLGWTRPVRMGGVQLRRNFGVRPDLITFPVPRFTGQATVPSSVELLVDNVRQFGTEVDDGPFVLDSFPRITGAGEATLVVRDALGRTTQTSVPIYVDYQRLAPGLSDFSAEAGRLRLGYATDDDRYDDEWIASGSYRRGLSMSLTGEAHAEYGPDLRMYGAGFVWAPAGHLGVATASLARSEGATIGYQRSVGYQWMNPRFGFDLKTQRRTGGFRDLGDLAEGGARPTSLQAQDQASAWWAMPRGSLAFSWVRWRNHDADGDTVRTMTWSQVLGQRLNASLGVFDSAGTGRGINLNFNLPLGERRDASLSVSRNDGRTDTVAAVRQSPGYDGGWGWELQAGDRDGEYGLASATLRGRHGEATVGADHRDGDTGYFAQANGSLVWMGGTAFASRRVSDSFAVVSTQGVAGVPVLYENRVFGKTNARGFVLLPDLRGWQRNRIAMDPDALGVDYRVPPLEQLVTPADNGGVLVRFDVAAVHPAMVTLLTRSGAPVPAGSEGRIVGSAATFLVGLDGETYIDDLPAGGALEVEVAGAACRYALPARTAATGVAQVGPLRCEESP, encoded by the coding sequence GTGCGCCCTAGGTCGCTGGCCCTCGCTGTCGGGATCGCCCTCGCGGCGTTCGCCACGACGGCGAGCGCCGGCGCGGGCACCGATGCCGGCACCGATGCCGGCACCGATGCCGGATCCTTCTCGCTCGGCGAATTGGGCTTGCCGAGCCTGGGCGGCGTCGCGGCGATGGCGGTGAACGCCGGCGACGCGCAGACGCTGTACCTCGAGGCCTACCGCGGCGAACGCCCGCTGGGCCAGCTGGCGCGCGTGCAGCTGCGCCAGGGCCGGTTGTACGCGGTGCCGGACGACCTGCGCCGCCTCGGTGTCGTGATCGATGCCGGCTGGCCGACCGATGACACCGGCCTGCTCGCGCTCGACGACGTGCCCGGACTGAACTACCGCTACGACGTCGAGGGCCAGCGCCTGATCCTCGACGTGGCGCCGGACCGGCGCCCGAACCAGGCGTTGGGTTACCGCACGCCCGCGGCGGTCGCCGCCACGCGCAGTCTCGGCGTGCTGCTCAATTACGACGCCTACGCGCGCAGCGCCGGCGCGGAAGACACCCTGTCGGTGGCGACCAGCGTGCGCGCCTTCGGTCGCTTCGGTGCGATCGAGAACAGCTTCCTCAGCCGCGGCGGCGATGACGCCGACGCCTACCGGCGCCTGGACACGCGCTGGACCCTGAGCGATTCCGAACACATGACCACCTGGACCGCCGGCGACCTCATCGGCGGCGGGCTGGGCTGGACCCGGCCGGTGCGCATGGGCGGCGTGCAGCTGCGGCGCAACTTCGGCGTGCGCCCCGACCTGATCACCTTCCCGGTGCCGCGCTTCACCGGCCAAGCCACGGTGCCGTCCTCGGTGGAGCTGCTGGTCGACAACGTCCGCCAGTTCGGCACCGAGGTCGATGACGGCCCCTTCGTCCTCGACAGTTTCCCGCGCATCACCGGCGCCGGCGAGGCGACGCTGGTCGTGCGTGACGCCCTGGGCCGCACCACCCAGACCAGCGTGCCGATCTACGTCGACTACCAGCGCCTGGCGCCGGGCCTGAGCGACTTCAGTGCCGAAGCCGGCCGCCTGCGCCTGGGCTACGCGACCGACGACGACCGCTACGACGACGAGTGGATCGCCAGCGGCAGCTACCGCCGCGGCCTCTCGATGTCGCTGACCGGCGAGGCGCACGCCGAATACGGCCCGGACCTGCGCATGTACGGCGCCGGCTTCGTCTGGGCGCCGGCCGGCCACCTCGGTGTCGCCACCGCCTCGCTCGCCCGCAGCGAAGGTGCCACGATCGGTTACCAGCGCAGCGTCGGCTACCAGTGGATGAATCCGCGTTTCGGCTTCGACCTGAAGACGCAGCGCCGCACCGGCGGTTTCCGCGACCTGGGCGACCTCGCCGAGGGCGGCGCGCGGCCGACGTCGCTGCAGGCCCAGGACCAGGCCTCGGCCTGGTGGGCGATGCCGCGCGGCAGCCTGGCGTTTTCGTGGGTGCGCTGGCGCAACCACGACGCCGACGGCGACACGGTGCGCACCATGACCTGGTCGCAGGTGCTGGGCCAGCGCCTCAACGCCAGCCTCGGCGTGTTCGACAGTGCCGGCACCGGGCGCGGCATCAACCTCAACTTCAACCTGCCGCTGGGCGAGCGCCGCGACGCGTCGCTGTCGGTCAGCCGCAACGACGGCCGCACCGATACGGTCGCTGCGGTCCGCCAGTCGCCCGGCTACGACGGCGGCTGGGGCTGGGAACTGCAGGCCGGCGACCGCGACGGCGAGTACGGCCTCGCCTCGGCGACGCTGCGCGGCCGCCACGGCGAGGCCACGGTCGGCGCCGACCATCGCGATGGCGACACCGGCTATTTCGCCCAGGCCAATGGCAGCCTGGTGTGGATGGGCGGCACCGCGTTTGCCAGTCGCCGCGTCAGCGATTCCTTCGCCGTGGTCAGCACGCAGGGCGTGGCCGGCGTGCCGGTGCTGTACGAGAACCGCGTGTTCGGCAAGACCAACGCGCGCGGCTTCGTCCTGTTGCCCGACCTGCGCGGCTGGCAGCGCAACCGCATCGCCATGGATCCCGACGCGCTCGGCGTCGACTACCGCGTGCCGCCGCTGGAACAACTGGTCACGCCCGCCGACAACGGCGGCGTGCTGGTGCGCTTCGACGTCGCCGCGGTGCACCCGGCGATGGTGACGCTGCTGACCCGGTCCGGTGCGCCGGTGCCGGCCGGCAGCGAAGGCCGCATCGTCGGCAGCGCGGCCACCTTCCTGGTCGGGCTCGACGGCGAGACCTACATCGACGACCTGCCGGCCGGTGGCGCGCTCGAGGTCGAAGTCGCCGGTGCCGCCTGCCGCTATGCACTGCCGGCGCGGACCGCCGCGACGGGCGTGGCGCAGGTCGGTCCGCTCCGTTGCGAGGAATCGCCATGA
- a CDS encoding UvrD-helicase domain-containing protein, whose protein sequence is MHFLNPPQRAAVLHTDGPLLVLAGAGSGKTRVIVEKIAHLIASGRMPARRIAAITFTNKSAKEMKERVAKRIKGDAAEGLTICTFHALGLKFLQIEHAKAGLRRGFSVFDSDDTGAQLKDLLPAGSKPDVLDNARNLISRAKNAGLSPEEALAAAQSPREMDAAILYGKYQQRLSTFNAVDFDDLIRLPVQLLEADEDLRLGWRERIGYLLVDECQDTNDAQYRLLKALAGPKGLFTCVGDDDQSIYAWRGANPDNLLQLGKDYPTLEIVKLEQNYRCSNRVLRAANALIAHNPHEHPKTLWSDQPDGERIRVWECRDNAHEAEKVAGEIHFIAQKHSAPWSDFCILFRGNHQSRPLEKAMQLLRIPYHLSGGTAFLERQEVKDTLAWLRLIANPDDDAAFLRAVQSPKREVGATTLSKLAELAHGAHMPMSRAAESVGALKQLAPRAANALDGFTGIVRALRGDAQRLSPAELVRVLGEKSGMLASIRAQCKDEASFQRRKENLEELAGWFDGGKGSGPGELAAQLALLSHADKGDAGNQVRLMSMHGAKGLEFRYVFIVGCEDGTLPHEMALEEGSLDEERRLLYVGITRAKEQLWLSHSREASRWGDKLRLKPSRFLDELPAAELQRDGADPVADAARKQERASAGFAAIKALLEG, encoded by the coding sequence ATGCATTTCCTCAACCCGCCCCAACGCGCCGCCGTACTGCACACCGACGGCCCCCTGCTCGTGCTTGCCGGCGCCGGCAGCGGCAAGACGCGCGTCATCGTCGAGAAGATCGCGCACCTGATCGCGTCGGGACGGATGCCCGCGCGCCGCATCGCCGCGATCACCTTCACCAACAAGTCGGCGAAGGAAATGAAGGAACGCGTCGCCAAGCGCATCAAGGGCGACGCGGCCGAAGGGCTGACCATCTGCACCTTCCACGCGCTGGGGCTGAAGTTCCTGCAGATCGAACACGCCAAGGCCGGACTGCGCCGCGGCTTCTCGGTGTTCGACAGCGATGACACCGGCGCGCAATTGAAGGACCTGCTGCCAGCGGGCAGCAAGCCGGACGTGCTCGACAACGCGCGCAACCTGATCTCGCGTGCGAAGAACGCGGGACTGTCGCCGGAAGAGGCGCTCGCCGCGGCGCAGAGCCCGCGCGAGATGGACGCGGCGATCCTGTACGGCAAGTACCAGCAGCGCCTGAGCACGTTCAACGCGGTCGACTTCGACGACCTGATCCGCCTGCCGGTGCAGCTGCTGGAAGCCGACGAGGACCTGCGCCTGGGCTGGCGCGAGCGCATCGGCTACCTGCTGGTGGACGAGTGCCAGGACACCAACGACGCGCAGTACCGCCTGCTCAAGGCGCTGGCCGGGCCGAAGGGCCTGTTCACCTGCGTGGGCGACGACGACCAGTCGATCTACGCGTGGCGTGGCGCCAACCCGGACAACCTGCTGCAGTTGGGCAAGGACTATCCGACGCTGGAGATCGTCAAGCTGGAGCAGAACTACCGCTGCTCCAACCGCGTGCTGCGCGCCGCGAATGCGTTGATCGCGCACAACCCGCACGAGCATCCCAAGACCCTGTGGAGCGACCAGCCCGACGGCGAGCGCATCCGCGTGTGGGAATGCCGCGACAACGCGCACGAAGCCGAAAAGGTCGCGGGCGAGATCCACTTCATCGCGCAGAAGCATTCCGCGCCGTGGAGCGACTTCTGCATCCTGTTCCGCGGCAACCACCAGTCGCGGCCGCTGGAAAAGGCGATGCAGCTGCTGCGCATTCCCTACCACCTCAGCGGCGGCACCGCCTTCCTCGAACGTCAGGAAGTGAAGGACACGCTCGCCTGGCTGCGGCTGATCGCCAATCCCGACGACGACGCGGCGTTCCTGCGCGCGGTGCAATCGCCCAAGCGCGAAGTCGGCGCGACGACGCTGTCTAAGCTGGCCGAACTCGCGCACGGCGCGCACATGCCGATGTCGCGCGCCGCCGAATCGGTGGGCGCGCTCAAGCAGCTCGCGCCGCGCGCGGCCAACGCGCTGGATGGTTTCACCGGCATCGTGCGTGCGTTGCGCGGCGATGCGCAGCGCCTGAGCCCCGCCGAACTGGTGCGCGTGCTCGGCGAGAAGTCGGGGATGCTGGCGTCGATCCGCGCGCAGTGCAAGGACGAGGCGAGCTTCCAGCGCCGCAAGGAAAACCTCGAGGAACTCGCCGGCTGGTTCGACGGCGGCAAGGGTTCCGGTCCCGGCGAACTCGCCGCGCAGCTCGCGCTGCTCTCGCATGCCGACAAGGGCGATGCCGGCAACCAGGTGCGGCTGATGTCGATGCACGGCGCCAAGGGCCTGGAGTTCCGCTACGTCTTCATCGTCGGCTGCGAGGACGGCACGCTGCCGCACGAGATGGCGCTGGAGGAAGGCTCGCTCGACGAGGAACGCCGCCTGCTCTACGTCGGCATCACCCGCGCCAAGGAACAGCTGTGGCTGTCGCATTCGCGCGAGGCCTCGCGCTGGGGCGACAAGCTGCGGCTCAAGCCGAGCCGCTTCCTCGACGAGCTGCCCGCGGCCGAACTGCAGCGCGACGGCGCCGATCCGGTCGCCGACGCGGCGCGCAAGCAGGAACGCGCGAGCGCCGGCTTCGCCGCGATCAAGGCGCTGCTGGAAGGCTGA
- the plsB gene encoding glycerol-3-phosphate 1-O-acyltransferase PlsB has product MPNQTSLFPDDEPTRPQAPTPATEAAPAPSAAPTEMTADAMPAAAADPSAAQPELPMPAPATSARATSERAATDARSRPAPRRPLWAKLLGWVMEPWVALKIEPQTPAEHVAQLDGRPVCYVLEDYGLSNALILERACREAGLPTPLQPLPGDPLGRKRAYLALSRRNVSTLAPLADTITDTITGTKTNAPPSAKTHSGSLARLLEAHRAQPELDVQLVPVSIFVGRAPDKSSGWFSVLFSENWTLVGRFRRLLAIALNGRDTLVQFAPPVSLRDILEEGLPPERTVRKLSRVLRTHFHRLRAAVIGPDLSTRRLLIDQVLAADTVKEAIADQAARDKTSLTEAWKKAHGYAYEIAADYSHPVVRSASFLLTTVWNRIYRGVLVHHLDKLKQAAPGHEVVYVPSHRSHMDYLLLSYLLYTKGVVPPHIVAGINLNLPVIGTILRKGGAFFIRRSIRGSVLYSAVLSEYVAQLVAGGYSIEYFTEGGRSRTGRLLQPKGGMISMTVRGFLRQPTRPVLFQPVYIGYEKLMEGNSYLDELTGKPKEKESIWQLLTGIPKVLRSNYGQVVVNFGEPILLGDVLAEHAPEWDGKPVPEDEKPKWLADTVATLADRINVNINRAADVNPINLLALALLSTPKHAMGEADLRTQIALSQKLLADLPYSDRVTVTPHTPEQIIAHGEEINVLERVQHPLGDVLGVDDEKAVLLSYFRNNVLHLFTAAAWIACCFQHNRRMSLTRVQELGRNVYPFLQAELFLPWSEEEFGERLTRTVDLFVSEGLLERVSDDDGGILARNAGQTDEVFRLRAIGHSLQQAFERYYIAISVLAKNGAGTLSSGELESLCHLAAQRLSLLYAPAAPEFFDKSLFRGFILKLRELKLVWPDENGKLAFDQRLTTWAKDAKVVLGRELRHTIEKISPESAKPEAPAG; this is encoded by the coding sequence ATGCCGAACCAGACCTCCCTGTTCCCGGACGACGAACCGACGCGCCCGCAGGCCCCGACGCCCGCCACCGAGGCCGCGCCGGCGCCGTCCGCCGCCCCCACTGAAATGACCGCGGACGCCATGCCCGCAGCGGCGGCGGACCCCAGCGCCGCCCAACCCGAGCTGCCCATGCCGGCGCCCGCCACGTCCGCGCGCGCGACCTCCGAACGCGCCGCCACCGACGCCCGCTCGCGCCCCGCCCCACGCCGCCCGCTGTGGGCGAAGCTGCTGGGCTGGGTGATGGAGCCCTGGGTCGCGCTGAAGATCGAGCCGCAGACCCCGGCCGAGCATGTCGCCCAGCTCGACGGCCGTCCGGTCTGCTACGTGCTCGAGGACTACGGCCTGTCCAACGCCCTGATCCTGGAGCGCGCCTGCCGCGAGGCGGGCCTGCCCACCCCACTGCAGCCGCTGCCGGGCGATCCGCTCGGCCGCAAGCGCGCCTACCTCGCGTTGTCGCGCCGCAACGTCAGCACCCTGGCGCCGCTCGCCGACACCATCACCGACACGATCACCGGGACCAAGACCAACGCGCCGCCCTCGGCGAAGACCCATTCGGGTTCGCTCGCGCGCCTGCTCGAAGCGCACCGCGCGCAGCCGGAACTCGACGTCCAGCTGGTCCCGGTCTCGATCTTCGTCGGCCGCGCGCCGGACAAGAGCAGCGGCTGGTTCTCGGTGCTGTTCTCGGAAAACTGGACCCTGGTCGGCCGCTTCCGCCGCCTGCTGGCGATCGCGCTGAACGGCCGCGACACGCTGGTGCAGTTCGCCCCGCCGGTGTCGCTGCGCGACATCCTCGAGGAAGGCCTGCCGCCCGAGCGCACCGTGCGCAAGCTCTCGCGCGTGCTGCGCACCCACTTCCACCGCCTGCGCGCGGCGGTGATCGGCCCCGACCTGTCCACGCGCCGCCTGCTGATCGACCAGGTGCTGGCCGCCGACACGGTCAAGGAAGCCATCGCCGACCAGGCCGCGCGCGACAAGACCTCGCTGACCGAGGCGTGGAAGAAGGCGCACGGCTACGCCTACGAAATCGCCGCGGACTATTCGCACCCGGTGGTGCGTTCGGCCAGCTTCCTGCTGACCACGGTATGGAACCGCATCTACCGCGGCGTGCTGGTGCACCACCTCGACAAGCTCAAGCAGGCCGCGCCGGGCCACGAAGTGGTCTACGTGCCATCGCACCGTAGCCACATGGACTACCTGCTGTTGAGCTACCTGCTCTACACCAAGGGCGTGGTGCCGCCGCACATCGTCGCCGGCATCAACCTCAACCTGCCGGTGATCGGCACGATCCTGCGCAAGGGCGGCGCGTTCTTCATCCGCCGCAGCATCCGCGGCAGCGTGCTGTATTCGGCGGTGCTGAGCGAGTACGTGGCGCAACTGGTCGCCGGCGGCTACTCGATCGAGTACTTCACCGAAGGCGGACGCTCGCGCACCGGCCGCCTGCTGCAGCCGAAGGGCGGCATGATCTCGATGACCGTGCGCGGCTTCCTGCGCCAGCCCACGCGCCCGGTGCTGTTCCAGCCGGTTTACATCGGCTACGAGAAGCTGATGGAGGGCAACAGCTACCTCGACGAGCTGACCGGCAAGCCGAAGGAAAAGGAATCGATCTGGCAGCTGCTCACCGGCATACCCAAGGTGCTGCGCAGCAACTACGGCCAGGTGGTGGTGAACTTCGGCGAGCCGATCCTGCTCGGCGACGTGCTCGCCGAGCACGCGCCCGAATGGGACGGCAAGCCGGTGCCGGAAGACGAGAAGCCCAAGTGGCTCGCCGACACCGTCGCCACCCTCGCCGATCGCATCAACGTCAATATCAACCGCGCCGCGGACGTGAACCCGATCAACCTGCTGGCGCTGGCGCTGCTGTCCACGCCCAAGCACGCGATGGGCGAAGCCGACCTGCGCACCCAGATCGCGCTGTCGCAGAAGCTGCTCGCCGACCTGCCGTACTCCGACCGCGTCACCGTCACCCCGCACACGCCCGAACAGATCATCGCCCACGGCGAGGAGATCAACGTGCTCGAGCGGGTGCAGCATCCGCTCGGCGACGTGCTCGGCGTCGACGACGAGAAGGCGGTGCTACTGAGCTACTTCCGCAACAACGTGCTGCACCTGTTCACCGCGGCCGCGTGGATCGCCTGCTGCTTCCAGCACAACCGGCGCATGAGCCTGACGCGCGTGCAGGAACTGGGCCGGAACGTGTATCCGTTCCTGCAGGCCGAGCTGTTCCTGCCGTGGAGCGAAGAGGAATTCGGCGAGCGCCTGACCCGCACCGTCGACCTGTTCGTCAGCGAGGGCCTGCTCGAACGCGTCAGCGACGACGACGGCGGCATCCTTGCCCGCAACGCCGGCCAGACCGACGAGGTGTTCCGCCTGCGCGCGATCGGCCATTCGCTGCAGCAGGCCTTCGAGCGCTACTACATCGCCATTTCCGTGCTGGCCAAGAACGGTGCGGGCACGCTGTCCTCGGGCGAACTGGAAAGCCTGTGCCACCTCGCTGCGCAGCGCCTGTCGCTGCTGTACGCACCGGCGGCGCCGGAGTTCTTCGACAAGTCGCTGTTCCGCGGCTTCATCCTCAAGCTGCGCGAGCTCAAGCTGGTGTGGCCGGACGAGAACGGCAAGCTCGCCTTCGACCAGCGCCTGACCACGTGGGCGAAGGACGCCAAGGTGGTGCTCGGCCGCGAACTGCGGCACACGATCGAGAAGATCAGCCCGGAGAGCGCGAAGCCGGAGGCGCCGGCCGGCTGA
- a CDS encoding Csu type fimbrial protein — translation MTLRLGLLLLALMLLWPATANAQSCTLSAQSLAFGTIGTPTAQRDATADVTVTCTGSPGVVRVCLTIDAGTAPSTAINRVMRFGTNQLAYAISATSGGTTWGDTNLTGQEVPVTISGSSGNATARMYGRIAAAQNVVAGTYSSTLAVRGRIPSGGSPCTSGSSGTTLTAASFTANATLGGICSITAAPVNFGTVANLSSGLSASGALSVTCSNTMPYSIALNAGTTTGNTIAARKLALNGAGAGVVSYQLYQDSGRATLWGDGSSGATYPGTGSGTAQTIPVHAYVPNQATPGSGTYRDTVTATITY, via the coding sequence ATGACCCTGCGCCTGGGACTGCTCCTGCTTGCGCTTATGCTGCTGTGGCCGGCAACGGCCAATGCACAGAGCTGCACCTTGTCCGCGCAGTCGCTCGCCTTCGGCACGATCGGCACGCCGACCGCGCAGCGCGATGCCACTGCCGACGTGACCGTTACCTGCACCGGTTCGCCCGGCGTCGTGCGCGTATGCCTGACCATCGATGCCGGTACTGCGCCGAGCACCGCGATCAACCGCGTGATGCGCTTCGGTACGAACCAGCTCGCCTATGCGATCTCGGCCACATCTGGCGGAACCACATGGGGTGACACCAACCTCACCGGTCAGGAAGTGCCCGTTACGATCAGCGGAAGCAGCGGCAACGCGACGGCGCGCATGTATGGGCGCATTGCCGCAGCCCAGAACGTGGTTGCCGGCACCTACTCCTCGACGCTCGCGGTGCGCGGCCGCATCCCCAGCGGCGGGTCGCCCTGCACCAGTGGCAGCAGCGGCACTACCCTGACTGCTGCATCGTTCACCGCCAACGCCACGCTGGGCGGCATCTGCTCCATAACCGCCGCGCCGGTGAACTTCGGCACGGTAGCCAACCTATCGAGCGGGCTCAGTGCCAGCGGCGCGCTCAGCGTGACCTGCAGCAACACCATGCCCTACAGCATCGCGCTCAATGCCGGCACGACCACGGGCAACACCATCGCTGCCCGCAAGCTGGCCCTGAACGGCGCCGGCGCGGGCGTCGTCTCCTACCAGCTCTACCAGGACAGCGGGCGCGCCACGCTCTGGGGTGACGGCAGCAGCGGCGCCACCTATCCCGGCACCGGCAGCGGCACCGCGCAGACCATCCCGGTGCACGCATACGTGCCCAACCAGGCCACGCCGGGGTCGGGGACGTACCGCGACACCGTGACCGCGACGATCACCTACTGA
- a CDS encoding 5'-nucleotidase, lipoprotein e(P4) family has translation MRASVSLTLLATALLGGCATFHDGALHDGTLHQDAAGEAAAAMPASVAATQDPPADDSLNAAVWYQTSVERDLVYTAIYRAAGQRLDAALRDKHWDALPHEERSNDFARLPPAIIVDIDETVLDNSPSSVRQIREHRGFNEAAWGEWVNERKARPLPGAVEFLAAAASKGVTVFYISNRDASLAEATLANLRAVGFPLKDDGQFLGLGTVVDGCEQEGSEKACRRQLVARKHRVLMQFGDQVGDFVQVTANTRDGRRAAIAPYLAWIGERWWALPNPLYGSWEPALFDNEWRQPEAARRAAKESALDDGRE, from the coding sequence ATGCGCGCTTCCGTTTCCCTGACCCTGCTCGCCACCGCCCTGCTCGGCGGCTGCGCCACGTTTCATGACGGCGCGCTTCACGACGGCACGCTTCACCAGGACGCCGCCGGCGAAGCCGCGGCTGCAATGCCCGCGTCGGTCGCGGCCACCCAGGATCCGCCGGCCGACGACAGCCTCAACGCCGCGGTGTGGTACCAGACCTCGGTCGAGCGCGACCTGGTCTACACCGCGATCTACCGCGCCGCGGGCCAGCGCCTGGATGCGGCGCTGCGCGACAAGCACTGGGATGCATTGCCGCACGAGGAACGCAGCAACGATTTCGCGCGCCTGCCGCCGGCGATCATCGTCGACATCGACGAAACCGTGCTCGACAACTCGCCCAGCTCGGTGCGGCAGATCCGCGAGCACCGCGGCTTCAACGAGGCCGCCTGGGGCGAATGGGTGAACGAGCGCAAGGCCAGGCCGCTGCCGGGCGCGGTCGAGTTCCTGGCGGCCGCGGCATCGAAGGGCGTCACCGTCTTCTACATCAGCAACCGCGACGCGAGCCTGGCCGAGGCGACGCTGGCGAACCTGCGCGCGGTGGGCTTTCCGCTCAAGGACGACGGCCAGTTCCTCGGCCTGGGCACTGTGGTCGACGGCTGCGAGCAGGAAGGATCGGAGAAGGCCTGCCGGCGCCAGCTGGTCGCGCGCAAGCACCGCGTGCTGATGCAGTTCGGCGACCAGGTCGGCGACTTCGTGCAGGTCACCGCGAACACGCGCGACGGCCGCCGCGCCGCGATCGCGCCGTACCTGGCGTGGATCGGCGAGCGCTGGTGGGCGTTGCCCAACCCGCTGTACGGCAGCTGGGAACCGGCGCTGTTCGACAACGAATGGCGCCAACCCGAGGCCGCGCGCCGCGCCGCCAAGGAGTCCGCGCTGGACGACGGGCGCGAGTGA
- a CDS encoding Csu type fimbrial protein, giving the protein MNALKISLLAVLAAAPFAADAANTSSSFGVELTVQNSCTVTAGGTAADMNFGTVTGNITANRDATTSLTVNCNNGANYHVGLNDGVNALTGQRRMASLTTSGFVNYELYSDSGRTARWGVTAAGGTATDVDGTGNNADQTLTVYGRVPGAPVQSVGAGVYHDTITATIEF; this is encoded by the coding sequence ATGAACGCTTTGAAGATTTCGCTTCTCGCCGTCCTCGCTGCCGCTCCGTTCGCTGCTGACGCCGCCAACACCTCGAGCTCCTTCGGCGTCGAGCTCACCGTGCAGAACTCCTGCACCGTCACCGCCGGCGGTACGGCCGCCGACATGAACTTCGGCACGGTCACCGGCAACATCACCGCCAACCGTGACGCCACGACCTCGCTGACCGTCAACTGCAACAACGGCGCGAACTACCACGTCGGCCTCAACGATGGCGTCAATGCCCTGACCGGCCAGCGCCGCATGGCGAGCCTGACCACGTCCGGTTTCGTCAATTACGAGCTGTACTCCGACAGCGGCCGCACCGCGCGCTGGGGCGTGACCGCCGCCGGCGGCACCGCGACCGACGTCGACGGCACCGGCAACAACGCCGACCAGACCCTGACCGTCTACGGCCGCGTCCCGGGTGCCCCGGTGCAGTCCGTCGGCGCTGGTGTCTACCACGACACGATCACCGCCACGATCGAGTTCTGA
- a CDS encoding fimbrial biogenesis chaperone has translation MRKAVPAALLGAALAFFAPASWARGQLQVAPTLVELAPGAAAGRLTLANTGDAPVAAQVRVFAWSQAEGEDRLAATREVALSPAIVRIAPGASQVVRVVREGVAPELRDATYRIVVDELPVPGEAQEAGIQFRLRFVVPVYVRAARAAPVALVCRLHAARLACRNSGGRSAQLGATRLLDARGQAVTLTPGLFGYVLPASERRWSLDAASLAKLGGALRLESRVNGEPLTVPVTRAP, from the coding sequence ATGCGCAAGGCAGTTCCCGCCGCGCTCCTGGGCGCGGCGTTGGCCTTCTTCGCGCCCGCGTCCTGGGCGCGGGGGCAGTTGCAGGTGGCGCCCACCCTGGTCGAACTGGCCCCGGGTGCCGCCGCCGGCCGCCTCACGCTCGCCAATACCGGCGATGCGCCGGTGGCCGCGCAGGTCCGCGTCTTCGCCTGGAGCCAGGCCGAGGGCGAGGACCGGCTGGCCGCGACGCGCGAAGTCGCCCTCAGTCCTGCCATCGTGCGGATCGCCCCGGGCGCGAGCCAGGTGGTCCGCGTGGTGCGGGAGGGCGTGGCCCCGGAACTGCGCGATGCGACCTATCGCATCGTCGTCGATGAATTGCCGGTTCCCGGCGAAGCACAGGAAGCGGGAATCCAGTTCCGCCTGCGTTTCGTCGTGCCGGTGTACGTGCGCGCGGCCAGGGCCGCACCGGTGGCACTGGTTTGCCGGCTCCACGCCGCGCGCCTGGCCTGCCGCAACAGCGGTGGCCGGTCGGCGCAGCTGGGCGCGACGCGCCTGCTCGATGCGCGTGGGCAGGCGGTGACGCTCACGCCGGGCCTGTTCGGTTACGTGTTGCCGGCGAGCGAGCGGCGCTGGTCGCTGGATGCGGCGTCGCTGGCCAAGCTGGGCGGCGCGCTGCGCCTGGAAAGCCGGGTCAACGGCGAACCGCTGACGGTGCCTGTCACCCGTGCGCCCTAG